The Vescimonas coprocola genome includes a window with the following:
- a CDS encoding N-acetylmuramoyl-L-alanine amidase: MPKIYLSPSTQEYNPYVTGAGSEEYFMNLLADAMEPVLLLNGIQFSRNTPDMTAASSIRQANAGQYDFYLALHSNASGPGAGGRSRGILAFYYPTSANGRRAAELFVENLRDIYPLPEKVSTRATTSLGEVRQPRFPSVLLELGYHDNPDDALWIQENIPRIAANLVLSLTEYFGLPYTAPTPQPGQVSTVSGGPVNLRSAPSLQSPVTARLPDGDGVTVYGRYQDWYVVSHGEHLGYVSAPFIRLS, translated from the coding sequence ATGCCCAAGATCTATCTCAGTCCCAGCACCCAGGAGTATAACCCCTACGTCACCGGCGCCGGGTCAGAGGAATACTTCATGAACCTGCTGGCCGATGCCATGGAACCCGTTCTGCTGCTCAACGGCATCCAGTTCTCCCGCAATACGCCGGACATGACCGCCGCCTCCTCCATCCGGCAGGCCAACGCCGGACAGTACGACTTCTATCTGGCCCTCCACTCCAACGCCTCCGGCCCCGGTGCCGGGGGCCGGAGCCGGGGCATTCTCGCCTTCTACTATCCCACCAGCGCCAACGGCCGCCGGGCGGCGGAGCTGTTCGTGGAAAACCTCCGGGACATCTACCCCCTGCCGGAGAAGGTGTCCACACGGGCCACCACCTCTCTGGGAGAGGTACGCCAGCCCCGGTTCCCCTCGGTGCTGTTGGAGCTTGGCTACCACGACAACCCCGACGATGCCCTGTGGATCCAGGAGAATATCCCCCGCATCGCCGCCAACCTGGTGCTGAGCCTCACGGAGTACTTTGGCCTGCCCTACACCGCCCCCACGCCCCAGCCGGGTCAGGTATCCACCGTCTCCGGCGGCCCGGTGAACCTCCGCTCCGCCCCCTCCCTCCAGTCCCCGGTAACGGCCCGGCTCCCCGACGGCGACGGCGTAACGGTGTACGGCCGCTATCAGGACTGGTACGTGGTGTCCCACGGGGAGCATCTGGGCTACGTCAGCGCCCCCTTTATCCGCCTGTCGTAA
- a CDS encoding TIGR00282 family metallophosphoesterase gives MEFRVLALGDVTSEDGTRHLARTLRPFQKVHGVDFTVVNGENVSGVGLTPDQAEDLFAAGADVITLGNHTWGKMQIADYLEDSPYILRPANFSPRTPGRGVGVYDCGRFRIRVISLIGRCDLSWGSDNPFTTADRLLAEPDAPTFTVVDFHAQATSEKLAMAYYLDGRVSALWGTHTHVPTADQRVFPKGTGYLTDLGMTGAVESVLGIQPQQSVEMFLGGLPGRFRPASGPCKAQGALFTLDSATGLCTAVERVDIR, from the coding sequence ATGGAATTTCGTGTGCTGGCACTGGGAGATGTTACCAGCGAGGATGGCACCCGCCATCTGGCCCGTACTCTGCGCCCCTTTCAGAAGGTCCACGGCGTGGACTTCACCGTGGTCAACGGTGAGAACGTCTCCGGCGTAGGGCTGACCCCGGATCAGGCGGAGGATCTCTTCGCCGCCGGCGCCGATGTCATCACGCTGGGCAACCATACGTGGGGCAAAATGCAGATCGCTGACTATTTGGAGGACAGTCCCTACATCCTACGGCCTGCCAACTTTTCCCCCCGCACGCCGGGCCGTGGTGTGGGAGTCTACGACTGCGGCCGCTTCCGCATCCGGGTCATCTCCCTCATCGGCCGCTGTGACCTGTCATGGGGCAGCGACAACCCCTTTACCACAGCGGACCGCCTGCTGGCGGAGCCGGACGCTCCCACCTTCACGGTGGTGGATTTTCACGCTCAGGCCACCAGTGAAAAGCTGGCCATGGCCTACTATCTGGACGGCCGGGTCTCCGCCCTGTGGGGGACCCACACCCACGTCCCCACCGCCGACCAGCGGGTGTTCCCCAAGGGCACCGGCTACCTGACGGATCTGGGCATGACCGGCGCCGTGGAGTCGGTGCTGGGCATCCAGCCCCAACAGTCGGTGGAGATGTTCTTAGGCGGTCTGCCGGGCCGCTTCCGCCCCGCCTCCGGCCCCTGCAAGGCCCAGGGTGCGCTCTTCACGCTGGACAGCGCCACGGGCCTGTGTACAGCGGTGGAGCGGGTGGATATCCGCTGA
- a CDS encoding YbaK/EbsC family protein produces MSVEKVRAYLTPYGVAQRIRELEVSSATVELAAAALGVAPARIAKTLSFKVGERPILVVAAGDARIDNSKYKHFFGVKARMLTPEEAVERIGHAVGGVCPFALPENVSVYLDESLRRFETVFPAVGSAASAIELTCPELERCCGERFCRWVDLCRGWQEA; encoded by the coding sequence ATGTCTGTTGAAAAGGTCCGGGCGTACCTGACGCCCTATGGGGTGGCCCAGCGCATCCGGGAACTGGAGGTCTCCAGCGCCACGGTGGAGCTGGCTGCCGCCGCTCTGGGGGTGGCCCCCGCCCGCATCGCCAAGACCCTCAGCTTCAAGGTGGGAGAGCGTCCCATCTTAGTGGTGGCCGCCGGGGACGCCCGCATCGATAACAGCAAATACAAGCACTTTTTCGGCGTCAAGGCCAGGATGCTGACACCGGAGGAGGCCGTGGAGCGCATCGGCCACGCCGTGGGCGGCGTATGCCCCTTCGCCCTGCCGGAGAACGTGTCCGTGTATCTGGACGAGTCTCTGCGGCGGTTCGAGACGGTGTTCCCCGCTGTGGGCAGCGCCGCCTCCGCCATTGAGCTGACCTGCCCGGAGCTGGAGCGCTGCTGCGGAGAGCGGTTCTGCCGATGGGTAGACCTCTGCCGTGGCTGGCAGGAGGCATAA
- the rny gene encoding ribonuclease Y, with protein MTTIGWIVSIAAFVVAAVIFFLLGIRYRKNVAEREISSAEEEATRIINEAIKSSENKKREALLEAKEEILKSRSEYEREVKERRADLQKQERRLQQKEENLDHKMDSIEKKEEALIAKHAAADKAAEEIKNIKHSQMEMLERISGFTADEAKDYLIAQVESDVTHETAIKIKEIEARAKEEADQRAREIVATAIQRCAADHVAEITVSVVPLPNDEMKGRIIGREGRNIRTLETLTGADLIIDDTPEAITVSCFEPVRREVARLALEKLIADGRIHPTHIEEMVEKARREVDAVIRSEGERAVLETGVRGIHPELQKLLGRLHYRTSYGQNVLQHSIEVSHIAGMMAAELGADVQTAKRAGLLHDIGKAVDHEMEGTHVSLGVEFCRKYREKEDVLHAIQAHHGDVECKTLVACLVQAADAISAARPGARRENLENYIKRLEKLEEITSSYPGVEKSYAIQAGREVRVMVKPEQVSEDQMVILARELAHRIENELEYPGQIKVHVLRETKAVEYAK; from the coding sequence ATGACGACAATCGGCTGGATCGTATCCATTGCTGCCTTCGTCGTTGCGGCGGTGATCTTTTTCCTCCTCGGTATTCGCTATCGCAAAAACGTAGCGGAAAGAGAAATCTCCAGTGCGGAGGAAGAAGCCACCCGCATCATCAACGAAGCCATCAAGAGTTCCGAAAATAAAAAGAGAGAAGCACTTCTTGAAGCCAAAGAAGAGATTTTGAAAAGCCGCAGCGAGTACGAGAGAGAGGTCAAGGAGCGCCGCGCTGACCTGCAGAAGCAGGAGCGCCGACTGCAGCAAAAGGAGGAAAACCTCGATCATAAGATGGATTCCATCGAGAAGAAAGAGGAAGCCCTCATCGCAAAACACGCCGCCGCCGACAAGGCTGCGGAGGAGATCAAAAACATCAAGCACAGCCAGATGGAGATGCTGGAGCGCATCTCCGGCTTCACCGCCGATGAGGCCAAGGATTACCTGATCGCTCAGGTGGAGTCGGATGTCACCCACGAGACTGCCATCAAGATCAAAGAGATCGAGGCCCGCGCCAAGGAAGAGGCCGATCAGCGGGCCCGTGAGATCGTGGCCACCGCTATCCAGCGGTGCGCCGCCGACCATGTGGCCGAGATCACCGTCAGTGTGGTTCCCCTGCCCAATGACGAGATGAAGGGCCGCATCATCGGCCGGGAAGGCCGCAACATCCGGACGCTGGAGACTCTCACCGGCGCCGATCTCATCATCGACGACACGCCGGAGGCCATCACTGTCTCCTGCTTCGAGCCGGTGCGGCGTGAGGTCGCCCGTCTGGCTCTGGAGAAGCTCATTGCCGACGGCCGCATCCATCCCACCCACATCGAGGAGATGGTGGAGAAGGCCCGCCGTGAGGTGGACGCCGTCATCCGCTCTGAGGGTGAGCGGGCCGTGCTGGAGACCGGTGTCCGGGGCATCCACCCGGAGCTGCAAAAGCTGCTGGGCCGCCTGCACTACCGCACCAGCTACGGTCAGAACGTGCTGCAGCACTCCATTGAGGTCAGCCACATCGCCGGTATGATGGCGGCGGAGCTGGGCGCCGACGTCCAGACCGCCAAGCGTGCCGGTCTGCTGCACGATATCGGCAAGGCCGTGGACCATGAGATGGAGGGTACCCACGTCTCCTTGGGCGTGGAATTCTGCCGGAAGTACCGGGAGAAGGAGGACGTCCTCCACGCCATTCAGGCCCACCACGGCGACGTGGAGTGCAAGACGCTGGTGGCCTGTCTGGTGCAGGCAGCCGATGCCATTTCCGCCGCCCGACCCGGCGCACGCCGTGAGAATCTGGAGAACTATATCAAGCGTCTGGAGAAGCTGGAGGAGATCACCAGCAGCTATCCCGGCGTGGAGAAGAGTTACGCCATTCAGGCGGGCCGTGAGGTTCGTGTCATGGTGAAGCCCGAACAGGTCTCTGAGGATCAGATGGTGATCCTGGCCCGTGAGCTGGCCCACCGCATCGAAAACGAGCTGGAGTATCCCGGCCAGATCAAGGTCCACGTGCTGCGTGAGACCAAGGCTGTGGAATACGCCAAGTAA